In Methanofervidicoccus sp. A16, the sequence CCTTGGAACTGTAGAGATGATAAAGAGTGGTACAACTACATTCAACGACATGTACTTCTACTTAGATGGTATAGTAAAGGGAGTACTTGAAAGTGGTATAAGGGCTGTCCTCTCTTACGGGATGATAGATCTATTCGACGAGGAGAAGAGGGAGAAGGAGATAAAGAACTGTGAAAAAACAGTGAAAAAGATAATAAAGATGGACAACCCGAGGATAAAACCTGCCATAGGACCCCATGCACCATACACATGCTCCAAGGAACTTTTAACATTATCACATGAGATGGCAAGGGAGTACAATATCCCTGTACATATACACATGAATGAGACCTTAGATGAGATAAAAATAGTAAAGGAAAAAACTGGAATGAGGCCCTTTGAATACCTTAACTCCATAGGGTTCTTTGAGGGGGTTAGGGTAGTTGCAGCCCACTGTGTCCATCTATCAGATAGGGAGATAGATATTATAGAGAAAAAAGGTGTTGTAGTATCCCACAACCCTATAAGTAATTTGAAGTTAGGTTCAGGTATTGCACCTATTCCAAAACTCCTGGAGAGGAATATCCTTATAACCCTGGGAACAGACGGCTGTGGTAGTAATAACAACTTAAACCTCTTTGAAGAGATAAAGATGGCATCTCTTATCCATAAGGGAGTGTCCTTGGATCCCACATCAGTACCTGGAGAGGTTTCCTTTAACTTCGCCACGTTAAATGGAGGTAAGGCTTTAAACTTAGAGGTTGGGGTACTGAAGGAGGGATACTTGGCAGATATAGTACTTGTAGATCTCAAGAAACCCTACCTGATACCAAATGAAAACTTAAAGTCCCATCTAGTCTATGCCTTCAACGGAGTTGTAGATACTGTTTTAATAGATGGAAATGTGGTTCTAAGGGATAGGAGGATGGTTAATATTGATGAGTATAAGGTTTATGAGATGGCAGAGAGGGCCTATAGTAAGTTGGTTGAGAACGTAGATATTAAAAAATAATTTTTATAAAAAGAATAATTAAAATTATAAAATAAATAATGAAAAAATATATAAAAAAGTAAATTCTTATTTTTATCTCTTTTTTATTTATGGAACTACATAAGAGATATTATTGATTTTTTTAGGATTTTTACTCTCTTTTTAATTTTATTTTTATTATAATAACCTTAGTTCCCATCAGTAGTGATTAAAAGAATAATAAAAAATAATCAATATAAAATCTATATAAAAATAA encodes:
- a CDS encoding amidohydrolase — translated: MILIRDVRLLEGNGNWDILVEGNRIKRIGRNLLEKEGIDKRDVEIIDGRNMVAIPGLVNTHTHIPMTLFRGVADDIPLMEWLNNYIWKMESKLNEELVYIGTLLGTVEMIKSGTTTFNDMYFYLDGIVKGVLESGIRAVLSYGMIDLFDEEKREKEIKNCEKTVKKIIKMDNPRIKPAIGPHAPYTCSKELLTLSHEMAREYNIPVHIHMNETLDEIKIVKEKTGMRPFEYLNSIGFFEGVRVVAAHCVHLSDREIDIIEKKGVVVSHNPISNLKLGSGIAPIPKLLERNILITLGTDGCGSNNNLNLFEEIKMASLIHKGVSLDPTSVPGEVSFNFATLNGGKALNLEVGVLKEGYLADIVLVDLKKPYLIPNENLKSHLVYAFNGVVDTVLIDGNVVLRDRRMVNIDEYKVYEMAERAYSKLVENVDIKK